AGCGCTCCAGGGGGAGCGGCGCCACGCGCAGCACCTCGCCGCGGATGGGGTGGAGCGTCTCGTCTCCCAGCAGGGTGCGAGACCCGAGGCCCGTGCAGTTGACGACGAGCGGAGCCACCGCCCAGGCCTCGTCGAGCGAGCGCACCTCGCGCTGGACGATGGAGCCACCGAGCCGGCGGAAGCGCGCCATGAGGTATGGGAGGTAGCGCCGCATGTCGATGACGGGGGCCTCGAAGACGTAGCCCTCGACGAAGCCCGGGAGCAGCTCGGCGGGAGTGGCGCGGCGGAAGCCGGGGACGCTGGAGGCCCACCACGGATCGGGCGCGGGCCAGAGCAGCAGCTCCGTGCCGGAGACGCGCCGCACGCCGGTCTCGGGGTGCGCGGCGAGGGCGCACAGCTCCTCGAGGGTGCGCGCGGCCCAGGCGGTGACACGCTCCTGGGGGAAGGCGAGGTACGGGTACCAGACGGCCGCCGCGACATCGGACGTGGTGTGCGGGGGCAGCTCGCGCGCCCAGAGCTCCACCGCGTGCCCGGCTTCGAGCAGCCGGACACCGCAGGACAAGCCAGAGACTCCACAGCCAAGGATGATGACGCGCATGGGAGACAGGGGGGTGGTTCCCTGTTCTATGCGGACGAGGCCGGTGAAGTGAATGCCCCCCCCACTGAATCCCGGAACCAGGGCGGTGCGGCTATCCTCCGGGAGTGATGCCTCCCCTCATCAGCCTGTTGACGGACTTCGGCGTGAAGGACACCTACGTGGGCCAGATGAAGGCGGCGCTACTCCGAGTGTGTCCGGGGGCGAGCCTCGTGGACCTGACGCACGAGGTGCCCGCACAGGACGTGAGGGGTGGAGCCTTCCTGCTGTGGAGCGCGGTGGAGGCCTTCCCCGAGGGCTCGCTGCACCTGGCGGTGGTGGACCCGGGCGTGGGCTCGACACGGCGCGCCGTGGCGGCGAGGACGCGGCGGGGAGACGTGCTGGTGGGGCCGGACAACGGACTGCTGGTGCCAGCGCTCGAGCAGCTCGGGGGGCTGGCCGCGGCGGTGGAGCTGAGCGCGGCGGAATACTGGGGACCGAGGCAGTCGAGGACGTTCCACGGGCGGGACGTGTTCGCTCCGGTGGTGGGGCACCTGGCGGCGGGCGTCCCGCTGGAGAAGCTCGGCCGGACGTTGGCGCACCTGGAGAGACCGTTCTCATTCCCGAGGCCGAGGGAGGAGGACGGAGGCCCGGTGGGCGAGGTGCTCCACGTGGACACCTAC
The sequence above is drawn from the Archangium gephyra genome and encodes:
- a CDS encoding FAD-dependent oxidoreductase, which gives rise to MRVIILGCGVSGLSCGVRLLEAGHAVELWARELPPHTTSDVAAAVWYPYLAFPQERVTAWAARTLEELCALAAHPETGVRRVSGTELLLWPAPDPWWASSVPGFRRATPAELLPGFVEGYVFEAPVIDMRRYLPYLMARFRRLGGSIVQREVRSLDEAWAVAPLVVNCTGLGSRTLLGDETLHPIRGEVLRVAPLPLERFLLDEQDEARGMTYLIPRLDDCILGGTSVKGSASLEPDPAQAEAILARAARLLPEGTRIQVLQHLVGLRPGRPAVRLELEQVDGRHVLHNYGHGGAGVTLSWGCAEEVAALVGQLTDGAPHVGPAHHPSRIGRTHGK
- a CDS encoding SAM hydrolase/SAM-dependent halogenase family protein, which translates into the protein MPPLISLLTDFGVKDTYVGQMKAALLRVCPGASLVDLTHEVPAQDVRGGAFLLWSAVEAFPEGSLHLAVVDPGVGSTRRAVAARTRRGDVLVGPDNGLLVPALEQLGGLAAAVELSAAEYWGPRQSRTFHGRDVFAPVVGHLAAGVPLEKLGRTLAHLERPFSFPRPREEDGGPVGEVLHVDTYGNLITNLPGALLPARFRVHLGSTVIEDAPHAHYQAVTSGKPLALVGSAGLLEISVRDGSAAKELGLDRGARVRIEPS